One stretch of Jiangella gansuensis DSM 44835 DNA includes these proteins:
- a CDS encoding DEAD/DEAH box helicase: MTVPEPSQLTSYLTAADPDPDALYDAFTTWAGEQGLELYPAQQEALIELVSGAHVILSTPTGSGKSLVAVAAHFAALADERRTFYTAPLKALVSEKFFALIEIFGAANVGMMTGDSSVNPGAPIICCTAEILANIALRDGAAADVGQVVMDEFHFYADPQRGWAWQVPLLELTNAQFLLMSATLGDVAFFEKDLVRRTGREVAVVMSSQRPVPLTYSYSREATHDLLAELLSTHRAPVYVVHFTQAAAVERAQALVSVNVASRAQRDRIAEEIGGFRFSSGFGKVLSRLVRHGIGVHHAGMLPKYRRLVERLTQAGLLKVVCGTDTLGVGINVPIRTVVFSGLTKYDGVRMRQLSAREFHQIAGRAGRAGFDTLGEVIVQAPEHEIENERALAKAGDDAKKRRRVVRKKPPEGFVSWGESTMERLIAAEPEPLTSSFEVSHAMVLGVISRPGDAFAAMRKLLTDSHEPPSRSRAHIRNAIAIYRALLAADVVERLDPPDETGRTVRLTVDLQPDFALNQPLSPFALAAFDLLDPESPTHALDVLSVVEATLDDPRQVLSAQQHKARGEAIAAMKAEGIEYEERMELLEEVTHPKPLEELLSAAYEIYRQSHPWVADHELSPKSVARDLYERAMSFGEYVAFYSLARSEGLVLRYLADAYRALRQTVPEDARTDDVGDLIEWLGELVRQVDSSLLDEWEALRDPSPDGVVADGAGAPPVENTPRPITENRRAFLVGVRNALFRRVELAARQKWYELGELDGAAGWDADAWADALEPYFDEHDDIGIGPDARSAALLIVTEHPDRWEVRQILDDPAGDHDWGFTAVVDLAESNAAGHPVVAITDAGRL, translated from the coding sequence GTGACCGTGCCGGAACCCAGCCAGCTGACGAGCTACCTGACCGCCGCTGACCCCGATCCGGACGCCCTCTACGACGCGTTCACCACGTGGGCCGGTGAGCAGGGCCTCGAGCTCTACCCCGCCCAGCAGGAGGCGCTGATCGAGCTGGTCTCCGGCGCCCATGTCATCCTCAGCACCCCGACCGGCTCCGGCAAGAGCCTCGTGGCCGTCGCCGCGCACTTCGCCGCGCTGGCCGACGAACGGCGCACGTTCTACACCGCTCCCCTCAAGGCCCTGGTTTCGGAGAAGTTCTTCGCGCTGATCGAGATCTTCGGCGCGGCCAACGTCGGCATGATGACCGGCGACTCCAGCGTCAACCCGGGTGCGCCCATCATCTGCTGCACCGCGGAGATCCTGGCCAACATCGCGCTGCGCGACGGCGCGGCCGCCGACGTCGGCCAGGTGGTCATGGACGAGTTCCACTTCTACGCCGACCCGCAGCGCGGCTGGGCGTGGCAGGTCCCGCTGCTGGAGCTCACGAACGCCCAGTTCCTGCTGATGTCCGCGACGCTGGGCGACGTCGCCTTCTTCGAGAAGGACCTGGTACGACGCACGGGGCGCGAGGTCGCCGTCGTCATGTCCAGCCAGCGCCCGGTGCCGTTGACGTACTCGTACTCGCGGGAGGCGACGCACGACCTGCTGGCCGAACTGTTGTCGACGCATCGGGCACCGGTGTACGTCGTGCACTTCACCCAGGCCGCGGCGGTCGAACGGGCCCAGGCACTGGTCAGCGTGAACGTCGCCAGCCGGGCCCAACGCGACCGGATCGCCGAGGAGATCGGCGGCTTCCGGTTCAGCTCCGGGTTCGGCAAGGTGCTGTCGCGGCTGGTGCGCCACGGCATCGGCGTGCACCACGCCGGCATGCTGCCCAAGTACCGCCGGCTGGTCGAGCGTCTCACCCAGGCCGGCCTGCTCAAGGTCGTCTGCGGCACCGACACCCTCGGCGTCGGCATCAACGTCCCCATCCGCACGGTCGTCTTCTCCGGCCTGACCAAGTACGACGGTGTCCGGATGCGGCAGCTGTCGGCGCGGGAGTTCCACCAGATCGCGGGGCGGGCCGGCCGGGCCGGGTTCGACACCCTCGGCGAGGTCATCGTCCAGGCGCCGGAGCACGAGATCGAGAACGAGCGGGCGCTCGCCAAGGCCGGCGACGACGCGAAGAAGCGGCGCCGTGTGGTGCGGAAGAAGCCGCCGGAGGGCTTCGTCTCCTGGGGCGAATCCACCATGGAACGGCTCATCGCCGCCGAGCCCGAGCCGCTGACCTCCAGCTTCGAGGTCAGCCATGCGATGGTGCTCGGCGTCATCAGCCGCCCCGGCGACGCGTTCGCCGCCATGCGCAAGCTGCTCACCGACAGCCACGAGCCGCCGTCGCGCAGCCGAGCACACATCCGCAACGCCATCGCCATCTACCGCGCGCTGCTGGCGGCAGACGTGGTCGAGCGGCTCGATCCGCCGGACGAGACCGGCCGGACCGTCCGCCTCACCGTCGACCTGCAGCCGGACTTCGCGCTCAACCAGCCGCTGTCGCCGTTCGCGCTGGCCGCGTTCGATCTGCTGGACCCGGAGTCCCCGACGCACGCGCTGGACGTCCTCTCCGTCGTCGAAGCCACCCTCGACGACCCCCGGCAGGTGCTGTCCGCGCAGCAGCACAAGGCCCGCGGCGAGGCGATCGCCGCCATGAAGGCCGAGGGCATCGAGTACGAGGAACGCATGGAGCTGCTGGAGGAGGTCACCCACCCCAAGCCGCTGGAGGAGCTGCTGTCGGCGGCCTACGAGATCTATAGGCAGAGCCACCCGTGGGTGGCCGACCACGAGCTGTCGCCCAAGTCCGTCGCCCGTGACCTCTACGAACGCGCCATGTCGTTCGGCGAGTACGTCGCCTTCTACAGCCTGGCCCGCTCCGAGGGCCTGGTGTTGCGCTACCTCGCCGACGCCTACCGGGCGCTGCGCCAGACCGTCCCGGAGGACGCCCGCACCGACGACGTCGGCGATCTCATCGAATGGCTCGGCGAGCTGGTCCGGCAGGTCGACTCCAGCCTGCTCGACGAGTGGGAGGCGCTGCGCGACCCGTCGCCGGACGGTGTCGTCGCCGACGGGGCCGGCGCGCCGCCGGTCGAGAACACCCCCCGCCCGATCACCGAGAACCGCCGGGCGTTCCTGGTCGGCGTACGCAACGCGCTGTTCCGGCGGGTCGAGCTGGCCGCCCGGCAGAAGTGGTACGAGCTCGGCGAGCTGGACGGCGCGGCCGGCTGGGATGCCGACGCCTGGGCCGACGCGCTGGAGCCGTACTTCGACGAGCACGACGACATCGGCATCGGCCCCGACGCCCGCAGCGCCGCGCTGCTCATCGTCACCGAGCACCCGGACCGCTGGGAGGTCCGGCAGATCCTCGACGACCCCGCCGGGGATCACGACTGGGGCTTCACCGCCGTCGTCGACCTCGCCGAGTCGAACGCCGCCGGCCACCCCGTCGTCGCGATCACTGACGCCGGCCGCCTCTAG
- a CDS encoding Pr6Pr family membrane protein, with translation MRAWRSNPAAARWWHIATVLVIAASLGVQLVLVIQGTNVLVEDGEEAPGAAMRVVNFFSFFTVQSNILLAAGSAVLAKDPGFDGGRLWRVVRLAGLIGISVTGVVYVTLLRGLVDLEGAAAVTNVGFHYLSPLLGAIGWALFGPWPRFDRRVLLVSLAWPVAWLAYTLVRGEIVDWYPYPFIDVGELGYARTLVNSAGVTVLLLGVGWLFLTGDRRLGDRAGTQPADELPDRR, from the coding sequence ATGCGAGCGTGGCGGTCGAACCCCGCGGCGGCCCGGTGGTGGCACATCGCGACTGTGCTGGTCATCGCCGCGTCCCTCGGCGTGCAACTGGTGCTCGTGATCCAGGGCACCAACGTCCTGGTCGAGGACGGCGAGGAGGCACCGGGGGCCGCGATGCGGGTGGTGAACTTCTTCAGCTTCTTCACCGTGCAGAGCAACATCCTGCTGGCCGCCGGCTCGGCCGTCCTGGCCAAGGACCCCGGGTTCGACGGCGGACGGCTCTGGCGGGTGGTGCGCCTCGCCGGGCTCATCGGCATCAGCGTCACCGGCGTCGTGTACGTGACGCTGCTGCGGGGCCTCGTCGACCTGGAGGGTGCCGCGGCAGTCACCAACGTCGGTTTCCATTACCTGTCGCCGCTGCTCGGTGCCATCGGCTGGGCGCTGTTCGGACCGTGGCCGCGGTTCGACCGGCGCGTCCTGCTGGTCAGTCTGGCCTGGCCGGTCGCCTGGCTGGCGTACACGCTGGTCCGCGGCGAGATCGTCGACTGGTATCCGTATCCGTTCATCGACGTGGGCGAGCTCGGCTACGCCCGCACCCTGGTCAACTCCGCCGGCGTCACGGTCCTCCTGCTCGGGGTTGGCTGGCTGTTCCTGACCGGCGACCGTAGGCTCGGTGACCGTGCCGGAACCCAGCCAGCTGACGAGCTACCTGACCGCCGCTGA
- a CDS encoding lipoate--protein ligase family protein gives MHGEYKVPGGKLVVVDVEVVDGVLRDVRVSGDFFLEPDDALERIDAALTGASADATAAQLSARVESVLGDGVVMLGFSADAVAVAVRRALAGATSWTDHEWHFLHEGPQEPALQMALDEVLAEQVGAGERPPTLRVWEWASNAVIIGSFQSLRNEVDLDGAAAHDVTVVRRISGGGAMFVEPGNTITYSLYVPESLVSGLSFVDSYAFLDEWVVAALRELGIEATYQPINDITSPAGKIAGAAQKRLAGGVVLHHVTMAYDIDAGKMLEVLRIGREKLSDKGTKSANKRVDPLRSQTGLPRAEVIERMVSTFRSRYGLVDDSLDDKTLRLAEDLVASKFGTDEWLARVP, from the coding sequence ATGCATGGTGAGTACAAGGTGCCCGGTGGGAAGCTCGTGGTCGTCGACGTCGAGGTGGTCGACGGTGTGCTGCGCGACGTGCGGGTCAGCGGCGACTTCTTCCTCGAGCCCGATGACGCACTGGAGCGCATCGACGCGGCGCTCACCGGTGCGTCGGCGGACGCCACCGCGGCGCAGTTGAGCGCGCGGGTGGAGTCGGTGCTCGGCGACGGCGTCGTCATGCTCGGCTTCTCCGCCGACGCGGTCGCGGTGGCGGTGCGGAGGGCGCTGGCGGGTGCGACGTCGTGGACCGACCACGAGTGGCACTTCCTGCACGAAGGCCCGCAGGAGCCGGCACTGCAGATGGCGCTGGACGAGGTGCTGGCCGAGCAGGTCGGCGCGGGGGAGCGGCCGCCGACGCTGCGGGTGTGGGAATGGGCGTCGAACGCGGTCATCATCGGCAGCTTCCAGTCGCTGCGCAATGAGGTCGACCTCGACGGCGCGGCCGCGCACGACGTGACGGTGGTGCGGCGCATCAGCGGTGGCGGCGCCATGTTCGTCGAGCCTGGCAACACCATCACGTACTCGCTGTACGTTCCCGAGTCGCTGGTGTCGGGGCTGTCCTTCGTCGACTCCTACGCCTTCCTGGACGAGTGGGTGGTGGCGGCCCTGCGCGAGCTAGGCATCGAGGCCACGTACCAGCCGATCAACGACATCACCTCGCCGGCCGGCAAGATCGCCGGCGCGGCACAGAAGCGGTTGGCCGGCGGCGTCGTCCTGCACCACGTGACCATGGCGTACGACATCGACGCGGGCAAGATGCTCGAGGTGCTGCGCATCGGGCGCGAGAAGCTGTCGGACAAGGGCACGAAGAGCGCCAACAAGCGGGTCGACCCGCTGCGTTCGCAGACCGGTCTGCCGCGTGCGGAGGTCATCGAGCGGATGGTGTCGACGTTCCGGTCCCGCTACGGCCTGGTCGACGACAGCCTCGACGACAAGACGCTGCGGCTGGCCGAGGACCTGGTGGCCTCGAAGTTCGGTACGGATGAATGGCTAGCCCGCGTCCCCTGA
- a CDS encoding fumarylacetoacetate hydrolase family protein, with protein sequence MRIARFTTGDDSRFGAVGQDESGETVIAVLDGDPLYRSIQLTGERLSLPEVRLLAPVIPRSKVIGVGRNYAAHAAELGNEAPAEPLLFLKPNTSVIGPDDPIVLPEQSADVHHEAELAVVIGRIAKAVPRDRVRDVIFGYTCANDVTARDLQKRDNQWARAKGFDTFCPLGPWIETDLDPADLAVRCRVNGEERQAGRTSQLIFDVPTLIEYISAAFTLLPGDVILTGTPAGVGPVVAGDHVAVTVEGIGALTNPVVAAE encoded by the coding sequence GTGCGTATCGCAAGGTTCACCACCGGGGACGATTCCCGCTTCGGCGCCGTGGGCCAGGACGAGAGCGGCGAGACCGTCATCGCCGTCCTGGACGGCGACCCGCTCTACCGCTCCATCCAGCTCACCGGCGAACGGCTGTCACTGCCCGAGGTCCGGCTGCTCGCGCCGGTCATCCCGCGCAGCAAGGTCATCGGCGTGGGACGCAACTACGCTGCGCACGCCGCCGAGCTCGGCAACGAGGCGCCGGCCGAGCCGCTGCTGTTCCTCAAGCCCAACACGTCCGTCATCGGGCCGGACGACCCGATCGTGCTGCCGGAACAGTCCGCCGACGTGCATCACGAGGCCGAGCTGGCCGTCGTCATCGGGCGCATCGCCAAAGCCGTCCCGCGCGACCGGGTCCGCGACGTCATCTTCGGCTACACCTGCGCCAACGACGTAACCGCGCGCGACCTGCAGAAACGTGACAACCAGTGGGCCCGGGCCAAGGGGTTCGACACGTTCTGCCCGCTCGGGCCGTGGATCGAGACCGACCTCGACCCGGCCGACCTGGCGGTGCGCTGCCGGGTCAACGGCGAGGAGCGGCAGGCCGGGCGGACCTCGCAGCTGATCTTCGACGTGCCGACCCTGATCGAGTACATCAGCGCCGCGTTCACGCTGCTGCCCGGCGACGTCATCCTCACCGGCACACCTGCCGGGGTCGGGCCCGTCGTCGCCGGCGACCATGTCGCCGTCACGGTCGAGGGCATCGGCGCCCTGACCAACCCGGTCGTCGCGGCCGAGTGA
- the gltX gene encoding glutamate--tRNA ligase, with translation MTDGAGSSDAFVLGDVAPGDVRVRFSPSPTGNPHVGVIRTALYNAAFARHFGGTFVFRIEDTDAARDSEESYEAMLEALRWLDLSWDEGPDIGGPYAPYRQSLRHDIYTDVAAQLQSAGHAYHCYCTPEELDERREAARAAGKPSGYDGKCRTLTPSQVEQYQAEGRQPVLRLRMPDQDITFVDLIRGEITVDRFNLFDYVLVRANGQPLYPLVNPVDDALMGITHVLRGEDLLSSTPRQLVLHRALREIGVASGPLPRFAHLPLVTGEGNRKLSKRDPESSLALYRERGFLPEGLLNYLALLGWSIGEDREVFSMTEMAEAFDVTRVNSNAARFDLKKAEAINGTWLRRLSPDDLAARMTPYLQAAGVLPAEVPDDAVELLRAATPLVQERMTALDEAVGMLGFLFAPGVVPFDEDAVAKVLSADAARPALTAARDGLAAVEKWNTEAIEATLRSALVDGLGLKPKHAFGPVRVAVTGRRVSPPLFESLELLGRDRTLARLDAALAQTPA, from the coding sequence GTGACTGACGGCGCCGGCTCGTCGGACGCTTTCGTGCTCGGTGACGTCGCGCCCGGCGACGTCCGGGTGCGTTTCTCCCCGTCGCCGACGGGGAACCCGCACGTGGGCGTCATCCGGACCGCCCTCTACAACGCCGCGTTCGCCCGGCACTTCGGCGGCACGTTCGTGTTCCGCATCGAGGACACCGACGCCGCCCGCGACAGCGAGGAGTCCTACGAGGCGATGCTCGAGGCCCTGCGCTGGCTCGACCTGTCCTGGGACGAGGGCCCCGACATCGGTGGTCCGTACGCGCCCTACCGGCAGTCGCTGCGCCACGACATCTACACGGACGTGGCGGCTCAGCTGCAGTCGGCCGGGCACGCCTACCACTGCTACTGCACGCCCGAAGAGCTCGACGAGCGCCGCGAGGCCGCCCGCGCGGCCGGCAAGCCCAGCGGTTACGACGGCAAGTGCCGCACCCTGACCCCGTCACAGGTGGAGCAGTACCAGGCCGAGGGCCGGCAGCCCGTGCTGCGGCTGCGGATGCCCGACCAGGACATCACGTTCGTCGACCTCATCCGCGGTGAGATCACCGTCGACCGGTTCAACCTGTTCGACTACGTGCTGGTCCGCGCCAACGGCCAGCCCCTGTACCCGCTGGTCAACCCGGTCGACGACGCCCTCATGGGCATCACCCACGTGCTGCGCGGCGAGGATCTGCTGTCGTCCACCCCGCGCCAGCTCGTGCTGCACCGGGCGCTGCGCGAGATCGGTGTCGCGTCCGGACCGCTGCCGCGGTTCGCGCACCTGCCGCTCGTCACCGGCGAAGGCAACCGCAAGCTGTCCAAGCGCGACCCCGAGTCGTCGTTGGCGCTGTACCGAGAGCGCGGGTTCCTGCCCGAAGGCCTGCTGAACTACCTGGCGCTGCTCGGCTGGTCCATCGGCGAGGACCGCGAGGTCTTCTCCATGACCGAGATGGCCGAGGCCTTCGACGTCACCCGGGTCAACTCCAACGCCGCCCGGTTCGACCTGAAGAAGGCCGAGGCCATCAACGGCACCTGGCTGCGGCGGCTGTCCCCGGACGACCTCGCCGCGCGGATGACCCCGTACCTGCAGGCAGCCGGCGTGCTTCCGGCGGAGGTGCCCGACGACGCGGTGGAGCTGCTGCGGGCCGCGACACCGTTGGTCCAGGAGCGGATGACGGCCCTCGACGAAGCCGTCGGCATGCTCGGGTTCCTGTTCGCGCCCGGCGTCGTGCCGTTCGACGAGGACGCCGTCGCGAAGGTGCTCTCGGCCGACGCAGCCCGGCCCGCCCTGACCGCCGCCCGCGACGGTCTCGCCGCGGTGGAGAAGTGGAACACCGAGGCCATCGAGGCGACCCTGCGCTCGGCCCTGGTCGACGGGCTCGGCCTGAAGCCGAAGCACGCCTTCGGCCCGGTCCGGGTCGCGGTCACCGGCCGGCGGGTGTCGCCGCCGCTGTTCGAGTCGCTCGAGCTGCTCGGCCGCGACCGCACCCTCGCCCGCCTCGACGCCGCTCTCGCCCAGACTCCCGCCTGA
- a CDS encoding GH116 family glycosyl hydrolase, whose amino-acid sequence MGIDLTPTHDPAAECCGGASCDPGGLSRRAFIALSAVGAATGGAALGLWPAGAGRAAAAMPHTRSVPTAGLDRRWLDSIGARGAATEYTGAALRRIGMPVGGACAGQVYLAGDGRPWLWDVFNADSFRYGGDDWQGLHYADPIDLDPFVTTGFAVRWTSDDDGATRTRSLDSDGFADVRFRGRYPIGHVELRDDAVPLEVDLDAFSPFVPTNVADSSLPATVFEYTLRNRSERPIEAQILGLAENPVCVDSRRTQPILLKTGPTDAHRDAAGLVHTAATYDGPEPDRPDIVFEDWERDTYAPWTASGTAFGPGPVAVGELPGYMLRGGSLGVSGEHLVTSHHFRDGGDVFEADTHTGRLTSPEFTIERAGIVVRVGGGAHAGATCLNVVVDGAVVATATGANEERLRTYWLDVAAHQGSTATIEIVDTVTGAWGHVNVDRIVFTDRPAPRPDVIIEDWERTTYAPWTASGTAFGSGPVTEAEAPAYFRREGALNVTGQRFVTSHNWRDGGPPADDHQGRLTSPPFTIDRRYLAANIAGGNRVDAGLNVVVDGEVVARLTGHNSEVMRQKSIDVSAHQGRTAVIELVDEGVGGWAHVNCDRIWLSDVPIDERPLEELPDAGTFGLAVFDRPDATVRPSIADWSTPEAWFDSADGPLEVDGGSGAIAGTVSTTVSLRPGEATTVRFGLAWHFPKIGSRFGYIQGAVNLRRHYGEVYADAGAVVADLAERGGELAAATHTFATTWYDDATLPVWFLERTLIPASTVATGTCLRFHDGRFYGWEGIYCCDGTCTHVWNYAQSIGRLFPELERDARERVDFGIAFHDDTGAIDYRGEAHRRVAHDGQCGNILRTYREHQMSADGAFLARIWPQVKAATEYLIRHDGLGDGGTADGVIEDEQYNTLDASWYGEIPWITGLYVAALRAAAEMADDAGDAAFAERCRTLADAGSAHLDSALWNDTYGYYEHVVDPEHADATNSNRGCHIDQMFGQTYAHQLGLPRVFSERNARAALQSLVRYNYLPDAQAYQDESGIVGGRVYSTEGEAGTVMCTWPFGGADTAPGNGDPGLVAYFNEVWTGQEYQLAAHLMAEGMVDEALAVTRAVHDRYTAQKRNPYNEIECSDHYARAMMSHAVYLAATGYEYHGPRGHLGFAPRLGEPADVAAAFTVAEGWGLYRQERTGTRQRSEVELRYGRLRVRSFATRVPERPGRRQVVAELVTDRRRRRLDVADVALDGERVLVTLAADVELSTADTLVVTVA is encoded by the coding sequence ATGGGCATCGACCTCACTCCAACCCACGATCCGGCTGCGGAGTGTTGCGGCGGCGCGTCGTGCGATCCCGGCGGGCTGAGCCGGCGGGCGTTCATCGCGCTCTCCGCCGTCGGTGCGGCCACCGGCGGTGCGGCCCTCGGGCTCTGGCCGGCCGGTGCCGGCCGGGCGGCCGCCGCCATGCCGCACACGCGCTCCGTCCCCACCGCCGGCCTGGACCGGCGCTGGCTGGACAGCATCGGCGCCCGCGGCGCCGCCACCGAGTACACCGGCGCGGCGCTGCGGCGCATCGGGATGCCGGTCGGCGGTGCCTGCGCCGGCCAGGTCTACCTCGCCGGCGACGGCCGCCCGTGGCTGTGGGACGTGTTCAACGCCGACAGCTTCCGCTACGGCGGCGACGACTGGCAGGGCCTGCACTATGCCGACCCGATCGACCTGGACCCCTTCGTCACCACCGGTTTCGCCGTCCGCTGGACCAGCGACGACGACGGCGCGACCCGGACCCGCTCCTTGGACAGCGACGGCTTCGCCGACGTGCGGTTCCGCGGCCGGTACCCGATCGGCCACGTCGAGCTGCGCGACGACGCGGTCCCGCTGGAAGTGGACCTGGACGCGTTCTCGCCGTTCGTGCCCACGAACGTGGCCGACTCGTCGCTCCCGGCCACGGTCTTCGAGTACACGCTGCGCAACCGCTCGGAGCGTCCCATCGAGGCGCAGATCCTGGGTCTGGCCGAGAACCCGGTCTGCGTCGACAGCCGGCGCACCCAGCCGATCCTGCTGAAGACCGGACCCACCGACGCCCACCGCGACGCCGCCGGCCTCGTCCACACGGCCGCCACCTACGACGGCCCCGAGCCGGACCGCCCGGACATCGTCTTCGAGGACTGGGAGCGCGACACCTACGCGCCGTGGACGGCGAGCGGCACCGCGTTCGGGCCCGGCCCGGTCGCCGTCGGCGAGCTGCCCGGTTACATGCTGCGCGGCGGCAGCCTCGGTGTCAGCGGCGAGCACCTCGTCACCTCCCACCACTTCCGCGACGGCGGCGACGTGTTCGAGGCCGACACCCACACCGGCCGGCTGACCAGCCCGGAGTTCACCATCGAGCGGGCCGGCATCGTGGTCCGAGTCGGCGGCGGCGCCCACGCCGGCGCGACCTGCCTCAATGTCGTCGTCGACGGTGCCGTGGTCGCCACCGCGACCGGCGCGAACGAGGAACGGCTGCGCACCTACTGGCTGGATGTCGCAGCGCACCAGGGCAGCACCGCCACCATCGAGATCGTCGACACCGTCACCGGCGCGTGGGGGCACGTCAACGTCGACCGCATCGTGTTCACCGACCGTCCCGCGCCGCGGCCGGACGTCATCATCGAGGACTGGGAACGCACCACGTACGCCCCCTGGACGGCCTCCGGGACCGCGTTCGGGTCCGGCCCGGTCACCGAGGCGGAGGCACCGGCCTACTTCCGCCGCGAGGGAGCGTTGAACGTCACCGGGCAGCGCTTCGTCACCTCGCACAACTGGCGCGACGGCGGGCCGCCTGCCGACGACCACCAGGGCCGCCTCACCAGCCCGCCGTTCACCATCGACCGGCGCTACCTGGCGGCCAACATCGCCGGCGGCAACCGGGTGGACGCCGGTCTGAACGTCGTCGTCGACGGCGAGGTGGTCGCGCGCCTCACCGGCCACAACTCCGAGGTCATGCGCCAGAAGTCCATCGACGTCAGCGCCCATCAGGGCCGCACCGCCGTCATCGAGCTGGTCGACGAGGGCGTCGGCGGCTGGGCGCACGTCAACTGTGACCGCATCTGGCTCTCCGACGTGCCCATTGACGAGCGGCCGCTGGAGGAGCTTCCCGACGCGGGCACGTTCGGGCTGGCGGTCTTCGACCGGCCGGATGCCACCGTCCGGCCGTCCATCGCCGACTGGTCCACGCCCGAGGCCTGGTTCGACTCCGCCGACGGCCCGCTGGAGGTCGACGGCGGCAGCGGTGCCATCGCCGGCACCGTGAGCACCACGGTCAGCCTGCGACCCGGCGAGGCCACGACCGTCCGGTTCGGGCTGGCCTGGCACTTCCCGAAGATCGGCAGCCGCTTCGGCTACATCCAGGGCGCGGTGAACCTGCGCCGGCACTACGGCGAGGTGTACGCCGATGCCGGCGCCGTCGTCGCCGACCTGGCAGAGCGCGGTGGCGAACTCGCCGCCGCCACCCACACCTTCGCCACCACCTGGTACGACGACGCCACTCTGCCGGTGTGGTTCCTGGAACGCACCCTGATCCCGGCGTCCACCGTCGCCACCGGCACCTGCCTGCGCTTCCACGACGGCCGGTTCTACGGCTGGGAGGGCATCTACTGCTGCGACGGCACCTGCACCCACGTGTGGAACTACGCGCAGTCGATCGGGCGGCTGTTCCCGGAGCTGGAGCGCGACGCGCGGGAGCGGGTCGACTTCGGCATCGCCTTCCACGATGACACCGGTGCCATCGACTACCGCGGCGAGGCGCACCGGCGGGTGGCGCACGACGGCCAGTGCGGCAACATCCTGCGCACATACCGCGAGCACCAGATGTCCGCCGACGGCGCGTTCCTCGCCCGCATCTGGCCGCAGGTGAAGGCGGCGACGGAGTACCTGATCAGGCACGACGGCCTCGGCGACGGTGGCACTGCGGACGGCGTCATCGAGGACGAGCAGTACAACACTCTGGACGCCTCGTGGTACGGCGAGATCCCGTGGATCACCGGCCTGTACGTCGCCGCGCTGCGGGCCGCGGCGGAGATGGCCGATGACGCCGGCGACGCCGCGTTCGCCGAGCGCTGCCGAACGCTCGCCGACGCCGGCAGCGCCCACCTGGACTCCGCGCTCTGGAACGACACCTACGGCTATTACGAGCACGTGGTCGACCCGGAGCACGCCGATGCCACCAACTCCAACCGCGGCTGCCACATCGATCAGATGTTCGGGCAGACCTACGCCCACCAGCTCGGGCTGCCGCGCGTGTTCTCCGAACGGAACGCTCGCGCAGCACTGCAAAGCCTGGTCCGCTACAACTACCTGCCGGATGCGCAGGCGTACCAGGACGAATCCGGCATCGTCGGCGGCCGCGTCTACAGCACCGAGGGCGAGGCCGGCACCGTCATGTGTACCTGGCCGTTCGGCGGCGCCGACACCGCGCCGGGCAATGGCGATCCAGGTCTGGTCGCGTACTTCAACGAGGTATGGACCGGCCAGGAGTACCAGCTCGCGGCGCACCTCATGGCCGAGGGCATGGTGGACGAGGCGCTGGCCGTCACCCGCGCGGTGCATGACCGCTACACCGCGCAGAAGCGCAACCCGTACAACGAGATCGAGTGCTCTGACCACTACGCGCGGGCCATGATGAGCCACGCGGTGTACCTGGCGGCGACGGGCTACGAGTACCACGGCCCGCGCGGCCACCTGGGCTTCGCGCCCCGGCTGGGCGAACCGGCGGACGTCGCCGCCGCGTTCACCGTCGCCGAGGGCTGGGGACTGTACCGGCAGGAACGGACCGGGACGCGGCAGCGCAGCGAGGTGGAGCTGCGCTACGGCCGGCTGCGGGTGCGCTCGTTCGCGACCCGGGTGCCGGAGCGGCCCGGACGACGGCAGGTGGTCGCGGAGCTGGTGACCGACCGGCGCCGGCGCCGGCTCGACGTCGCGGACGTCGCTTTGGACGGCGAGCGGGTGTTGGTGACGCTGGCCGCCGATGTCGAGCTGAGCACGGCCGACACGCTGGTGGTGACGGTCGCATGA